In the Candidatus Lernaella stagnicola genome, one interval contains:
- a CDS encoding DUF87 domain-containing protein: MTCTLLTEILNTDSVDLNKIAQGLLFAKHGTEALPFSFPKYVVQTIKNTPHQRVRGRTDWPKAEPPYLPESVLASFHAIGSRLVFVLRSDGNIVHVSLGTDAERERLLHDLVTAEIGAPERKTERDDLPWDEFRHIRLLFGVPRWQKDDSPPIADVLLDSLRSLPFTYVFLAVPVPPETLAKAARQLQRTAQTIDQNFLKIGEKADADRRARQALDLVDAHRVRVERGLQAGMWRVVPLVMAATETAADLAASVLAGCLRHEPEKPEDDPLPIRSCLVAPAGSATTAEHLDTWLFSDEAARLCPLPLRDRPGFCVSRAATFDVDPIENEGETIEIASIMDGERITPNRLELPIDQFARHCVVVGNTGSGKTNTIQFILVHLARRNIPFLVIEPAKSEYRGLAAHIPGLTRFRLGAVPDEEGELPLFFNPFFFPEGFPLHTHIDYLKNTFIASFGLFPPAPYLLETALYRVYEERGWDIVTGRHLRGRDRLAFPTMTDLLEQIDPVVEAAQYHDEITRNLKGALKTRIGNLCVGPKGLCLNSGENVPCEVLFDSPTLIEIKDMGSDEEKALLMGLILTRLYEYRVAAQAGPQSHLRHLLVVEEAHRLLRRVQSRSSEEGDMQGKAIETFVNIVAEVRAYGQGVLVGEQLPSKLAADVVKNACTKIVHRLGPKEDRDFVGDMMVLLHPQKQALANLRVGQAVIHGEPMDGAMRVMIDCFPPSGTPATRKQKPDAVGPDLLQRYKTTLFEHRFEALWSDATFQADVNLFFFQLICGEDPDGALNLLKQKAGDLLVDHDRHDDGRFLGAVIRQALRRRALHYGWSEKEFDAMCEAARKFHGFPERLRERLVTKKRAFPFCRLCPQRCAYGYEVGWLTRDPMFRTAFSMLFDAPNRDMSFEEEAMAFVGDWFQTELETLLLPPPALAACVIAHGCRAAKVTPGRINRTFAELVSD; encoded by the coding sequence ATGACCTGCACCCTGTTGACCGAAATTTTGAACACCGACAGCGTCGATTTGAACAAGATCGCTCAAGGTCTGCTTTTTGCCAAACACGGAACCGAAGCGCTGCCTTTTTCGTTTCCCAAATACGTCGTGCAGACGATCAAGAACACGCCGCACCAGCGGGTTCGCGGTCGCACCGATTGGCCGAAGGCCGAGCCGCCGTATTTGCCCGAGTCGGTGTTGGCTTCCTTCCACGCCATCGGGTCGCGGCTCGTTTTCGTCCTGCGGTCCGACGGCAACATCGTGCACGTTTCGTTGGGCACCGATGCCGAACGCGAACGCTTGCTGCACGATCTGGTCACCGCCGAAATCGGCGCGCCCGAACGGAAAACCGAGCGCGACGATTTGCCGTGGGACGAGTTCCGCCACATCCGTCTGCTCTTCGGCGTGCCGCGGTGGCAAAAGGACGACAGCCCGCCGATCGCCGACGTCCTACTCGATTCCTTGCGGTCGCTGCCCTTTACCTACGTTTTTTTGGCGGTGCCGGTGCCGCCGGAAACACTGGCCAAAGCCGCGCGGCAATTGCAGCGCACGGCGCAGACGATCGATCAAAATTTTCTGAAAATCGGCGAAAAAGCCGACGCCGACCGCCGCGCCCGGCAGGCCCTCGATTTGGTCGATGCGCACCGCGTTCGTGTTGAGCGGGGCTTGCAGGCGGGTATGTGGCGCGTCGTGCCCTTGGTGATGGCCGCTACCGAAACCGCCGCCGACCTGGCCGCTTCAGTCCTGGCGGGGTGTCTGCGACACGAACCGGAAAAGCCGGAGGATGACCCGCTGCCGATTCGTTCGTGCCTCGTCGCGCCCGCCGGCTCGGCAACCACCGCCGAACACCTCGACACGTGGTTGTTTTCCGACGAAGCGGCGCGCTTGTGCCCCCTGCCCCTGCGCGATCGACCCGGTTTCTGCGTGTCCCGCGCCGCCACCTTCGACGTCGACCCCATCGAGAACGAGGGGGAGACGATTGAGATCGCTTCGATCATGGACGGCGAACGCATAACACCCAATCGTCTCGAATTGCCCATCGATCAATTCGCGCGTCACTGCGTGGTCGTGGGGAACACCGGTTCGGGTAAGACGAACACCATCCAGTTCATCCTCGTGCACCTGGCGCGGCGCAACATTCCGTTTTTGGTTATCGAGCCGGCCAAAAGCGAATACCGTGGCTTGGCAGCGCATATTCCGGGGCTGACGCGCTTCCGGTTGGGTGCCGTGCCGGATGAGGAGGGTGAGCTACCGCTCTTTTTCAATCCTTTCTTTTTCCCGGAAGGTTTTCCGCTGCACACGCACATTGACTATTTGAAGAACACCTTCATCGCCAGCTTCGGCCTATTCCCGCCCGCCCCGTACCTGCTGGAAACGGCGCTCTATCGGGTGTACGAGGAGCGAGGCTGGGATATCGTCACCGGCCGGCATCTGCGCGGGCGCGACCGCCTCGCCTTCCCAACGATGACCGACCTGTTGGAGCAAATCGATCCCGTCGTGGAAGCCGCGCAGTACCACGATGAGATCACGCGCAACCTTAAGGGAGCGTTGAAAACCCGCATCGGCAATTTGTGCGTCGGACCCAAGGGCTTGTGCCTCAACTCCGGCGAAAACGTGCCCTGCGAAGTGCTCTTCGACTCGCCCACGCTGATCGAAATCAAGGACATGGGCTCCGACGAGGAAAAAGCGCTGCTGATGGGCCTGATCCTCACGCGGTTGTACGAGTATCGCGTCGCCGCCCAAGCCGGGCCCCAAAGTCACCTGCGCCACTTGTTGGTCGTCGAGGAGGCGCACCGTCTGCTGCGTCGGGTGCAGTCGCGGTCTTCCGAAGAAGGCGACATGCAGGGCAAAGCGATTGAGACTTTCGTCAACATCGTGGCCGAAGTTCGCGCGTACGGTCAGGGGGTATTAGTTGGCGAGCAGTTGCCGAGCAAGCTGGCCGCCGACGTGGTGAAGAACGCCTGCACGAAAATCGTGCATCGCCTCGGACCCAAGGAAGACCGCGATTTCGTCGGCGACATGATGGTGCTGCTGCATCCGCAAAAGCAGGCGCTGGCCAATTTGCGCGTCGGCCAAGCGGTCATTCACGGCGAGCCCATGGACGGCGCGATGCGCGTGATGATCGACTGCTTCCCCCCCAGCGGCACGCCGGCGACCCGGAAACAGAAACCGGATGCGGTCGGCCCCGATTTGCTGCAGCGGTACAAAACGACGCTCTTCGAGCACCGGTTCGAGGCATTGTGGAGCGACGCAACATTCCAGGCCGACGTCAACCTCTTCTTCTTCCAGTTGATTTGCGGCGAGGACCCCGACGGCGCACTGAACCTGCTGAAACAAAAAGCGGGCGATCTGCTGGTCGATCATGACCGTCACGACGACGGCCGGTTCTTGGGAGCGGTCATCCGCCAGGCGCTGCGACGCCGCGCCCTGCACTATGGCTGGTCGGAAAAAGAGTTCGACGCAATGTGCGAAGCGGCCCGGAAATTCCACGGTTTTCCGGAACGATTGCGCGAGCGGTTGGTCACAAAAAAAAGAGCGTTTCCGTTCTGCCGCCTTTGCCCGCAGCGATGCGCGTACGGGTACGAAGTCGGCTGGTTGACGCGGGATCCGATGTTCCGCACGGCGTTCTCGATGTTGTTTGACGCCCCCAACCGGGACATGTCTTTCGAGGAAGAGGCGATGGCTTTCGTCGGCGACTGGTTCCAAACGGAGTTGGAAACGCTCCTTTTGCCGCCCCCGGCCCTGGCCGCCTGCGTCATCGCTCACGGCTGCCGCGCGGCGAAAGTGACTCCAGGCCGAATCAACCGGACGTTCGCCGAACTCGTAAGCGATTAG